In Eleutherodactylus coqui strain aEleCoq1 chromosome 11, aEleCoq1.hap1, whole genome shotgun sequence, a single window of DNA contains:
- the BEAN1 gene encoding protein BEAN1, which yields MSVKVTCTKIHFNQSNPLPEYFGYIRSGHDTALLVSPLVVAGIVIGLVLFLSCVTIIIGSLRKDGGERNWRLENPSYDGISYATSSFGDLRSVCTGDISPALEFGSYLELSASYPDYPPCYEDCVGPGTLELYLPADDPPPYSLEDPHFRQVLSLGTGAEEMPLSSQTNTEHFPVSLPLSTVGCHIVPPIQTTAKRSLPLPIIPMDILKDVPASGIVVSEENLT from the exons ATGTCAGTCAAGGTGACATGCACAA AAATTCACTTCAACCAGAGTAACCCTCTTCCGGAGTATTTTGGGTACATCCGGAGCGGCCATGACACTGCCCTTCTGGTGTCCCCGTTGGTTGTGGCTGGGATTGTGATTGGACTGGTTCTCTTTCTTTCCTGTGTTACTATCATCATCGGAAGCCTGAGGAAAGATGGAGGAGAAAGAAACTGGCGCCTTGAGAACCCAAGCTATG ATGGGATCTCCTATGCAACATCTTCCTTCGGAGACTTGAGGTCTGTCTGTACAGGGGACATTTCTCCAGCCTTAGAATTCGGCTCATACCTAGAGCTTAGTGCTTCCTATCCAGATTATCCGCCGTG CTATGAAGACTGTGTTGGGCCAGGAACCTTGGAACTATACCTCCCGGCAGATGATCCTCCACCTTATTCCTTAGAAGACCCACATTTTAGACAAGTGTTATCGCTCGGTACCGGCGCTGAAGAGATGCCACTGAGTTCACAAACCAACACAGAACATTTCCCGGTCTCCTTGCCTTTGTCTACTGTTGGGTGTCATATTGTTCCACCAATCCAAACTACGGCCAAGAGAAGTCTTCCGCTCCCCATAATACCAATGGACATACTGAAGGACGTCCCGGCATCAGGCATCGTCGTGTCAGAGGAAAACTTGACTTAG